The Candidatus Cloacimonadota bacterium genomic sequence AGGTCTATACGCATCCCCTGAAAGTAAATTACTCAAATCAACAAAAAAGAAGGTATGGGCAATTTTCTTTATCCTCACCACTTTATAAACTTGTATCGATACTTATTTTCTTTTTTTATTTATATTTACCTCTACACATGATAATTTTCAAGGATTGGATCGTACCTGTGATATATTACTGTTCTTTTTTATTCTTTTGGATTTCCGGGCTTGTCAAACACAAAGAAAGATTTATTTTATGGGATTTATTGTATGTTCTCATATATCCCTATTATCTAATTTATTATTCTCTTACAGGAATGTTTGGAAAATGGACATGGAAGTAAGTTAATGAAAAACTCAAGAACTTCAAAGATCATAATCATTATTCTAAAATTGATCGTTACACTCCTAATTTTATACTTTATTTTCAAAAAACTCGATCTTCATGCGCTTGCTCGAGATTTCTTTTCCATAAAGATTTGGATTATCCTGGTTATAATTATCACAACAATCGTCAAACTTCTCATCCAAGCATATAATTGGGGTAAATATTTAAAACTAAATTCTGACTATTCACCCCAAAAATATGAAATATTGAAATCGTATTTTGTTGGATTAGCTCTTCGTTTTTTAGGTCCCGGTGGTATTGGTGTTGTAGGAAAAATCTATTTTGTTAATAATAAAAAGAAAGCAACTCTTGCCTCAATAGGGGTTGAACGTATTTTCCTCACATGGAAAAATCTCTTTTTTGCCGCCATTGCTTCGATATTCTATTTTTCAAGTATAAACATTGTAATAAAAATCGTTGTTCTTGTTGCTGTGATTTTTCTTCCTTATATCATCTATCTATTTTCTTTTTTCACAAAGAATGAAAAGATACAATCGTATCTATTAAATTATCTGAAAAAGGTGCCTGAGATAATGTTTGCACAGATTATATTTGTTTTGATAACCTTCTTTCAGTATTTTATTCTGATGCGTCATTTTGTAGATATTAGTTTTTTTAGGATTATGATTTCCGTTCCTCTTATTCATATATCCCACCTTATTCCCCTTTCGTTCAACGGATTTGGACTCCGTGAAACCTTCGCTATCGAGGTCTTCTCAAAATATGGCATTAGTCCTGAGCTTGCCGTAACATCGACTTTTCTTATCTTTTTCTTTAATTCTGTTTTGCCAGCACTCATAGGTCTTTATTATATTTTTAAGATAAAACATGATAAAAATTTCGGAAATAATGTAGAGAAATTACAAACATTTTAAGAAAAACTTGACACACACTTAGCTTTAAAAGAAGAAATATCTAAACACACTCTGAAAGGAGAACGTATGGGAAAGAATCTAATTAAGATCATAACTTTTTTATTGATCGCATTTTTTGTTCTTTCGGCATGTTGTCATAAACCACCTCCACCAATTTCCCAGGTAGAGCTGGATGACCTTCGTGCGAAAGTAGAACAATGCGAGGTCCGTGTTAGCGAACAGAACGCTGAGATCGAAGCTCTTCAAATGGAACTTCAGGAGAAGAAAATCGAAATTCAAAACCTTAAGGATTACGAACAACAGCTAAAAGACGAAGGTTTTTTAGGGGAGGAGTAACATGAAAAAGTATATTGTAATATTCGTATTGATGATTATTCTACCCACATTCCTTCAAGCAGAAGTTCGATATCTTACCGAAGAAGAGTATAAAGATCTTTCCAAAGAGGAAACACTCAGATACTGGGAAGCTCTCGAAAATGAGATGATGATGCTCCAAGTTCGTCAGGCAAATTCCTGTTCACAGATTCCTGAGAATGATCAGAAAATCGCTACACTCAAAGAAGAGATAAACCTCCTTGACCAGGAATATGATGTAATCTATACGCGAATCATGAATTCAATCGGCACGGTTTCTCATAGCGACTTGGTTGATTTCGAACAGAAACTGAATGAAATTAAGAACAAACTCGACTATTATGACCAACTACCAAATTCAGAATTATATAAGAGTAATCAAGAGATTAAAAATTTCATTGCTCAATATGAAGGTCTGAAAGACGAGAATTTAGCACGAGCTCCCCAATTCCAGAATGATTTTGCAGAGATCGACAACCGTATTGAGATGCTCAAGGAAAACATGTATCCTTATGGTGAATACAATGAGGATAATTACACAGTTGTGAGAGGTGATTATCTCGTGAAAATCGCTGGATATGAGCATATCTACAATGATCCTGCAAAATGGGGAATCATTTACCGTGCGAACAGAGATCAGATCAAAGATCCTGACCTAATCTATCCCGGACAGGTTTTCAAAATACCTCGCGGACTTCCTTCAAGCTGGAAAGTATACAAGGGTGAATGCCTTTGGACGATATCAAGCTATCCTGAGATCTATAACGATCCATTCCAGTGGCCTAAAATCTACAGAGCAAATACAGATCAGATCAAAGATCCCGATTTGATCTATCCTAACCAGATTCTTCGAATACCCCGAGACTAATATACATTCTTTAAAGCCCCTTATTCAACTAGGATTAAGGGGCTTTTTTATTTCTGGAATTCCATATCAATGAATCATTCTAAGGTACTACCTCGAGTTTAATAAATTACTTTTTTTGACAAAAGAATCAGCAAATCTAATTATATATAGTATATGAAAACATATATTCCAACCAAGAAAATATCACAAGCCTTCATCGCAGTTGGTATTACAACTATTCTGATTTTTTTAATAAATTTTTTTATTACTCAAGAAAAAATTATTGTCCGAAAATCAGCATTCAATGTGGGACAGATTTCAAACCAAACGATTGTTGCCCCATTTAATTTCTATATTTATGAAGATCCGGAAATTCTGAAAGAAAAACAAGCTATAGCTGAAAGTCGTGTTTTGCCAAAATACCAATTTTCAGATGATGTTATTTTCGATGTTCAAGCCACTGTAAACGATTTATATAGTTTTTTGGGTAACCTCTTAACAAAGGATACACTTCATGCTCAAAGATTAATTGAGATAAATAAAGCTGGTTATGATTTTACAGAGAAAGAACTTGTGTTGCTTGAGAACAAATATGACCGTGAAAAAATATATGAATTCTTACTTCTGCAGGTAAAAAGTGTTCTCGCAGTCGGTATCATTAAGGATGAACCAAAGATTGAAATGATAAGCTTGCTGGATGGGAATATTGAAAAAACAGTTCCTATCAATGAATTATTTACGAAAGATACAGCAATTAATTATATACTCAATCAATTGCCCCCTGAATACAATACAGATGAGTGGAAAGGGATCGTAAACAAGATATTACAGAAAATACTACAACCAAACATACTTTATGATAAAACTGCAACAGATATTGCGAAGAAACGTGCAAGTGAGAGTGTCCCACAAATACTCGGTGAAGTTTTAAAAAATGAACTTATAGTTCAGGAACATCAGAGGATTACAGGTGATATGTTGAGAAAACTCAACGCTCTTGAGCAAGCTGAGCAAATGCGGATGGTTTCTGAACGATCAGGTTCGAATGTCCTTTCATCGATAGCAGAATTTGTTTATATCTTCCTTGTACTCTCTTTATCCATAATCCTCGCTTACTTTATGAAACCGGAACTTCTTACGACCTTCTCTTTTTTCCAGACGTTTTTGATTTTCACTGCCTGCATGGCCCTTCTCATTGTTATGATCACAAACCTCACAAACTGGTCTGTGTACATTCTTCCATTTGGAATTCCCGTCATTTTGCTTGCCTTTCTAATCGATGTGCCTGCAGCAATTATGTTTGGTTTTGTGAACTTCTTCCTCCTATCCGGACTACTTGGCTGGAAATTCATTCCGACCACGATCATCTGTATTGCTGGAATGAGTGCGGTGCTCCCCCTTGAAAATCCTCGAAGTAGAAGGGATTTTTATAACGCAGCTTTTTACATGCTCATATTTTTTATTGCGCTTGTATTAATTTTTGGCGCTCTTCAGCATATAAAAATACTCGATATATTAAATGATGTCAAATGGGGCTTGCTTTCTGTTTTGATCACCCTGGTAGGAAGCATGACATTGCTTGCACCGATTGAACAACGCTTACCTGTTATAACGAATATTCACCTGCTGGAGCTCGCAGATTTTGGCAATCCTCTTTTAAAAAATCTCACCGAGGTTTCATCAGGCACATATCACCATTGTATTGTTGTTGGAAATCTGGCTGAAACTGCTGCTAAAGCAATCGGGGCAAATCCAATCCTATCACGAGTGGGAAGTTATTATCATGATATAGGAAAAACAAAGAATCCTGAATATTTTACTGAAAATACTGCTGAGAAAGAAAGCATGCACAAGCAGCTTACAGCAACTCAAAGCGTTAAAATCGTAAAACAGCATGTAGACGACGGCGTAAAGCTTGCACGAGACCATCATATTCCTAAGGCAATTGTCGATATCATTCAACAACATCACGGCACTTCGCAGATAAGTTTCTTCTTGAATGAAGCGCTGGAACAGGAAGAGGTTATCGACGAACAGGATTTCTATTATGACGGACCAAAACCTCAGACAAAAGAAGCTGCTATCGTAATGATCGCCGACATGGTCGAATCTACAACGAAGTCGCTGGATGAACCTACCGTTGAAGATATTGAAAATATCGTAAAGAAAACAGTTAAACGTTTGGTTGATACCGATCAACTTTCTGAGAGTGGTATCTCTTTGAAGGAATTAAAAACTTTACAGGAAAGTATGATACCTATTTTACTTGGCATCTATCAAAAACGTATTGCATATCCTGAATAAATGGAACAAAGTAATCAACAGATCATCAACGAAACAGACGCCGAAATAGACCAACGGCGGATACAGAAACTTATTACGCATATTTTGCATAGAGAAGGTCTCTCACAAGATACTATCCTTAACATCGTTTTTACAGATAACAAAACAATTCATGAGCTAAATAGAAGATTTCTTGATAGAAATCGTGCCACAGATGTGCTGTCATTTAATGTTCATACAGAATATCTGCCAAGCGACCTTCACATTCTTGGAGATGTATATGTTTCTGCCGAGAAAGCGCAGGAACAGGCAAGCCAGTTTGGCGTTACGCTTCAGAACGAACTTGAACGACTTGTTACACACGGAATGCTGCACCTCATTGGCTATGAACATGATAATCCAGACAAACTTAAGCTCATGGAGATCTTAACAGAAACATATATTCAAGATTTAGAGAAGGTGGGAATATAATGGCTGTTAGAATAATTTTAATGCTTGTTTTTCTTGTTTTGTCAGGATTTTTCTCCTCATCTGAAACAGCGCTCTTTTCTCTTTCAAAAATGTATTTGAAAAAACTTGAGAATTCAAAAAAATGGTCACACAAATATGTCCCTCAACTTCTTAAGCATCCCCAACAGCTTCTGATTACTATTCTGCTTGGAAATACGATCGTTAATGTAACCTTTGCTTCAATAGCAGCGATGATTGCGCTTAATATAGCACATTCGGTCTCCGGCTTAAGTCATGTTATTGCACTGGCAATCGAAATCTTTCTTGCCACAGTCATTATCCTCATTTTTGGTGAGGTTGTACCGAAAGTTTTTGCCATTCAATATGCAGAAAAATACTCAACCTTTATCTCACTTCCGGTCGGTTTTTTTAAGATCATATTATTTCCAATAGTGAAAATATTAGAGCTCTTTACCAACATTTTTACGCACGGAACCAATCATGGTTTGATTGATTCGAATATAAAAATCACCTCTGAAGACATTAAAAGCATCGTGTATGATGAAACCCCTGATCTCGTTGATATCCACAAAGAAGAAAGGGAAATGCTCAACAGCGCATTCGAATTTTCAGACACGAAGGTCAAAGAGATACTCACACCTCGAATAGATATAAATGCTGTTGATATTGAGGATGGATTTGACGCACTTGTCCAGGTGATCAAAGATAGTGGATTCTCACGTATACCGATTTATCGCGGTACGGTGGATAATATCATTGGGATGGTTTACAGCAAAGATATCATACTAAATCTTGGATCACAAAAGAAGATAAAGGAATTGATGCGCCCATGCTATTTCGTGCCTGAAAATATGAAGCTCAGTTTCATTCTCAGTTACTTCAGGAAAAATAAGATTCATATGGCAGTAGTAGTTGATGAGTATGGAGGTACAACTGGATTAGTAACCCTTGAAGATGTGCTTGAAGAAATTGTCGGTGAAATTCTGGACGAAAGCGATGTCGAGAAGATCGAAATCAAGCCCATTACGAAAAACGAATATATTATAGACTGTTCTACTGATATTGATGAAGTGTGCAAGAAGTTCAAACTTGATGTCGCCGACAAGTTTGATAGTTTCTCGGGATTTCTCTATCACCTTTTTGGCAAAATACCCCACAAAGGTGAGACGGTCATTTATAAGGATATTTATAAGTTTACTGTTGAATCGATAGACAGCCAACGCATTACCAATGTACGTTTAAGCATAGTAGAACCAGCACGTGAAGAATAAGTCCTGGTTGATTCTCTTTATTTTGGTTATACCTCTTCTTTGTTTGGCAGAAGCAACAATTTATGAGTATAAAATTCATTATGCAGGACTTCCTGTTGCTCATGTCACGATAAGGGTTGAATCTGGTGATTCTACAAGAATTATAACACTTGAAAGTACATCGAAGGGATTGATATCAGCTCTTTTTCCGGTTGAAAATACCTATGTAAGTTCTTGCGATGATAAGTATATCCCAAAACATTTCTGGAAAACGATCTATCAACAGAATGTTCAAGAGAAGAAAGTTATCATTTTTGACCAGACTGATGGAAAGATAGTAATCCGTGATAAAATGGTTGAAAAAGTTGATACTCTTTCTTGCAACACCCCGATCTATGATATAGTCAGTATGACTTTCTCTTTACTTCAAGAAGTTCCTAAAAAAGCAACATACACCTGTTATGGTAATTATCGGATATGGGAACTGACAGTCGAACAGGAGAAGATAGTAGAGCTTTCATTTCAGAGGAAAAAATATCCATGCTACGAGTACATGATCACATCTGCTATAGAATTTGACTCCAAGATAAGTTCGAAAACCGACATTCTGACCAATAATATCTTTAAGGAAAATGGAAAAACTCAGTATTGGATTACGAAAGACAAACCACACCTTCTATTAAAAGCAAAGTATAAACGTTTTCCGTTCAGTATATATCTTTATCTTAGCAGCATAGCAACACAATAAGCTTACGTATCACATATTTTTTCAAAACTTGACACATTAAGAACCCGCAAATTTTTCTCAAAATATGAAAATGGGATTCAGAATAGCTCTTATCATATGGACAATTCTTATGCTGACATTGTCCTCTTTGCCGGATTTCAAAGCTCCGGATGTTCTTCCAAAATTTGCAGATAAGGTCGTTCATCTGACCGAATACTGCATCTGGGCAATTCTTTTTCTTTTGATGCTCAAACAGGAAGACAGGATCAACACATTGCTGAATGCTTTTGTAGCTGTGTTAATCTTCGGGGCTATTCTCGGCATATTTGATGAGGTCCACCAGAGATTTATATCAGGTCGTTCAATGGATAAATATGACTTGCTCGCTGATGTAATCGGAATCATACTTGCAATAATCCTGTTTAGAATATTCTACAGAAGACCGAAATATTATATTCCCGAACGAAAATAAGATAGAGAAGACTTACAACAGCTTATGAAATACCAGGCACCGCGTGGAACATATGATATATTACCACAGGATATCAAAAAGTGGCATTACATTGAGAGTATAATTCGTCACGTTACCACTTTGAATAACTACTTTGAAGTTCGAGTACCTATTTTTGAACAACTGGATCTTTTCCAGCGAAGTGTTGGTGAAGACACTGATATTGTTGAAAAGGAGATGTACACATTTCAAGATAAAAAAGGCAGAGAACTTGCACTCAGACCGGAGGGAACTGCATCGATTGCTCGGATGGTTGTTGATCATGCCCTTCATTCTTCAAAAAGAGAACCGCTGCGATTATGGTACGAAGGTCCGATGTTCAGATACTCAAGACCTCAGAAAGGACGCTACAGACAATTCGTCCAATTTGGAATCGAATGCATTGGCTCTTCAAATCCAATCATAGATTCTGAAGTAATTGCGATTGGGTGGCAGATATTACAGGAAGCGAAAGTGCCAGACGTATCTCTTGAAATTAACAGTGTTGGATGTCCTGAATGTAGGAGTGAGTACAACATCCTTCTTAAAGAATACTTAACTAAAGATAAAGAAAAATATTGCACCGACTGTCAGCGAAGAATGGAGCATAATCCCCTGAGGGTATTTGACTGTAAAAATGAGAAATGCCAACAGCTTGTTACCAATGCTCCGCGTATGCTCGATAATCTTTGCAATGTATGCAAAGAACATTTCGATGGTGTTGAGAAATATCTTGATCTGATGAATGTTCCATATGTTGTAAATCCCGAAATTGTCAGGGGTTTGGATTATTATACAAAAACAGCTTTCGAGTATAAAATCAATTACCTTGGTGCCCAGGATGCCCTTGGTGGGGGAGGAAGGTATGACGGCTTGATTGAGTATCTTGGAGGACCATCAACACCTGCAGTTGGTTTGTCCATGGGATTGGAAAGGATAATTCTATCACTTGAAAAAAGCGGTTTTAAATTTCCTGATACGTCAGCACTGGAAGTATTAATTATCCCTATCGGGAATGAAGCGATTAAAGAATCGATTGGACTTATGCAGGAACTACATTCAGCAGAGATTTCTGCACTTATTGCTGATGAGGATTCATCAGTCGGCAGCAATCTAAAATATTGTGATAAAAATAACATTCCTTTTGCAATATTGATTGGAGAAACAGAGCTGAGGACAGGTATGTACGTAATAAAAGATATTCAACAAAAGGATCAGTCAGAAATACAAAAGAACGAAGTTGTTACATATATTAAATCCTATCAAGGAGATGCCGTATGATACTCATAACAGGTGCTGCAGGATTTATTGGCTCACATCTTGTTGAGCAATTACTTACAAAAGGTGA encodes the following:
- a CDS encoding HlyC/CorC family transporter, whose amino-acid sequence is MAVRIILMLVFLVLSGFFSSSETALFSLSKMYLKKLENSKKWSHKYVPQLLKHPQQLLITILLGNTIVNVTFASIAAMIALNIAHSVSGLSHVIALAIEIFLATVIILIFGEVVPKVFAIQYAEKYSTFISLPVGFFKIILFPIVKILELFTNIFTHGTNHGLIDSNIKITSEDIKSIVYDETPDLVDIHKEEREMLNSAFEFSDTKVKEILTPRIDINAVDIEDGFDALVQVIKDSGFSRIPIYRGTVDNIIGMVYSKDIILNLGSQKKIKELMRPCYFVPENMKLSFILSYFRKNKIHMAVVVDEYGGTTGLVTLEDVLEEIVGEILDESDVEKIEIKPITKNEYIIDCSTDIDEVCKKFKLDVADKFDSFSGFLYHLFGKIPHKGETVIYKDIYKFTVESIDSQRITNVRLSIVEPAREE
- the ybeY gene encoding rRNA maturation RNase YbeY, producing MEQSNQQIINETDAEIDQRRIQKLITHILHREGLSQDTILNIVFTDNKTIHELNRRFLDRNRATDVLSFNVHTEYLPSDLHILGDVYVSAEKAQEQASQFGVTLQNELERLVTHGMLHLIGYEHDNPDKLKLMEILTETYIQDLEKVGI
- a CDS encoding HDIG domain-containing protein, coding for MKTYIPTKKISQAFIAVGITTILIFLINFFITQEKIIVRKSAFNVGQISNQTIVAPFNFYIYEDPEILKEKQAIAESRVLPKYQFSDDVIFDVQATVNDLYSFLGNLLTKDTLHAQRLIEINKAGYDFTEKELVLLENKYDREKIYEFLLLQVKSVLAVGIIKDEPKIEMISLLDGNIEKTVPINELFTKDTAINYILNQLPPEYNTDEWKGIVNKILQKILQPNILYDKTATDIAKKRASESVPQILGEVLKNELIVQEHQRITGDMLRKLNALEQAEQMRMVSERSGSNVLSSIAEFVYIFLVLSLSIILAYFMKPELLTTFSFFQTFLIFTACMALLIVMITNLTNWSVYILPFGIPVILLAFLIDVPAAIMFGFVNFFLLSGLLGWKFIPTTIICIAGMSAVLPLENPRSRRDFYNAAFYMLIFFIALVLIFGALQHIKILDILNDVKWGLLSVLITLVGSMTLLAPIEQRLPVITNIHLLELADFGNPLLKNLTEVSSGTYHHCIVVGNLAETAAKAIGANPILSRVGSYYHDIGKTKNPEYFTENTAEKESMHKQLTATQSVKIVKQHVDDGVKLARDHHIPKAIVDIIQQHHGTSQISFFLNEALEQEEVIDEQDFYYDGPKPQTKEAAIVMIADMVESTTKSLDEPTVEDIENIVKKTVKRLVDTDQLSESGISLKELKTLQESMIPILLGIYQKRIAYPE
- a CDS encoding DUF3108 domain-containing protein, yielding MKNKSWLILFILVIPLLCLAEATIYEYKIHYAGLPVAHVTIRVESGDSTRIITLESTSKGLISALFPVENTYVSSCDDKYIPKHFWKTIYQQNVQEKKVIIFDQTDGKIVIRDKMVEKVDTLSCNTPIYDIVSMTFSLLQEVPKKATYTCYGNYRIWELTVEQEKIVELSFQRKKYPCYEYMITSAIEFDSKISSKTDILTNNIFKENGKTQYWITKDKPHLLLKAKYKRFPFSIYLYLSSIATQ
- a CDS encoding flippase-like domain-containing protein, encoding MKNSRTSKIIIIILKLIVTLLILYFIFKKLDLHALARDFFSIKIWIILVIIITTIVKLLIQAYNWGKYLKLNSDYSPQKYEILKSYFVGLALRFLGPGGIGVVGKIYFVNNKKKATLASIGVERIFLTWKNLFFAAIASIFYFSSINIVIKIVVLVAVIFLPYIIYLFSFFTKNEKIQSYLLNYLKKVPEIMFAQIIFVLITFFQYFILMRHFVDISFFRIMISVPLIHISHLIPLSFNGFGLRETFAIEVFSKYGISPELAVTSTFLIFFFNSVLPALIGLYYIFKIKHDKNFGNNVEKLQTF
- a CDS encoding histidine--tRNA ligase → MKYQAPRGTYDILPQDIKKWHYIESIIRHVTTLNNYFEVRVPIFEQLDLFQRSVGEDTDIVEKEMYTFQDKKGRELALRPEGTASIARMVVDHALHSSKREPLRLWYEGPMFRYSRPQKGRYRQFVQFGIECIGSSNPIIDSEVIAIGWQILQEAKVPDVSLEINSVGCPECRSEYNILLKEYLTKDKEKYCTDCQRRMEHNPLRVFDCKNEKCQQLVTNAPRMLDNLCNVCKEHFDGVEKYLDLMNVPYVVNPEIVRGLDYYTKTAFEYKINYLGAQDALGGGGRYDGLIEYLGGPSTPAVGLSMGLERIILSLEKSGFKFPDTSALEVLIIPIGNEAIKESIGLMQELHSAEISALIADEDSSVGSNLKYCDKNNIPFAILIGETELRTGMYVIKDIQQKDQSEIQKNEVVTYIKSYQGDAV
- a CDS encoding LysM peptidoglycan-binding domain-containing protein — encoded protein: MKKYIVIFVLMIILPTFLQAEVRYLTEEEYKDLSKEETLRYWEALENEMMMLQVRQANSCSQIPENDQKIATLKEEINLLDQEYDVIYTRIMNSIGTVSHSDLVDFEQKLNEIKNKLDYYDQLPNSELYKSNQEIKNFIAQYEGLKDENLARAPQFQNDFAEIDNRIEMLKENMYPYGEYNEDNYTVVRGDYLVKIAGYEHIYNDPAKWGIIYRANRDQIKDPDLIYPGQVFKIPRGLPSSWKVYKGECLWTISSYPEIYNDPFQWPKIYRANTDQIKDPDLIYPNQILRIPRD
- a CDS encoding VanZ family protein, whose product is MKMGFRIALIIWTILMLTLSSLPDFKAPDVLPKFADKVVHLTEYCIWAILFLLMLKQEDRINTLLNAFVAVLIFGAILGIFDEVHQRFISGRSMDKYDLLADVIGIILAIILFRIFYRRPKYYIPERK